The following are encoded in a window of Paramormyrops kingsleyae isolate MSU_618 chromosome 12, PKINGS_0.4, whole genome shotgun sequence genomic DNA:
- the slc49a3 gene encoding solute carrier family 49 member A3 isoform X1 has product MEDDAEPDLDEVAQQDGVGFKVYRRRWFVLFVLCLLNCSNALLWLTFAPVADQTARYLGVSLDQVNWLSLVYMVVAIPLGFVTTWMLDTWGLRVSLILGSWLNMVGSFLRYVGTLKCLPPAVWGFPLLMCGQTLCAAAQPLVIFSPTKLAALWFPEHQRATANMIASMSNPLGLLFANIFSPLITGSAGNLPLLLGIYVIPASIVCLLATLGIRGSVPPSPPSASAETSNSEPFLQGIKLLLRNKQYMVLLLFFGTGIGVFTCFSSLLEQILCVRGYTNDFSGLCGALFIVFGIVGAAFLGLYVDRTKKFMEAAKINMSLSALACAALAVVSQMRDQKATVAAICSLFGFFGFSVFPVVMELSVECSYPVGEASSAGLIFISGQVQSILYIVVLQALTQKLADSPFSVCALGEDAALSWRVPVLVMAGLFCMASCFFVIVFHTNYRRLRAEEVAAQKAGEEEDSPGNAQGAMVENED; this is encoded by the exons ATGGAAGACGATGCAGAGCCTGACTTGGATGAAGTTGCTCAGCAGGATGGAGTGGGATTCAAAGTGTACCGGAGAAGATGGTTCGTCTTGTTCGTGCTATGTCTGTTAAACTGCTCCAATGCTTTG TTATGGCTGACCTTTGCCCCAGTGGCAGATCAGACGGCCCGGTACCTGGGGGTCTCCCTGGACCAAGTCAACTGGCTGTCGCTGGTCTACATGGTGGTGGCCATTCCCCTCGGGTTCGTCACCACGTGGATGCTTGACACGTGGGGACTGCGGGTTTCG CTGATCCTGGGCTCCTGGCTGAACATGGTGGGCAGTTTTCTCCGCTACGTCGGTACCCTGAAGTGCCTCCCGCCCGCGGTGTGGGGCTTCCCCCTGCTGATGTGCGGCCAGACCCTGTGCGCCGCGGCCCAGCCGCTGGTCATCTTCTCTCCCACCAAGCTGGCCGCACTCTGGTTCCCCGAGCACCAGAGGGCCACCGCCAACATGATAGCCTCCATGT CAAACCCACTGGGTCTTCTGTTTGCCAATATATTCTCCCCCCTGATTACTGGGAGTGCTGGCAACCTTCCCTTACTG CTGGGGATTTATGTTATACCAGCGTCTATCGTCTGTCTCCTAGCAACGCTGGGTATCCGCGGGAGTGTACCCCCATCGCCTCCATCAGCCAGTGCAGAGACTTCCAATTCAGAGCCTTTCTTGCAGGGAATTAAACTG CTACTTAGGAACAAGCAGTACATGGTTCTTCTGCTATTTTTTGGGACTGGGATCGGCGTCTTCACCTGCTTCTCATCCCTGTTGGAGCAGATCCTCTGTGTCAGAGGATACACAAAC GACTTTTCTGGGCTTTGTGGGGCTCTCTTCATCGTGTTCGGCATCGTGGGGGCAGCCTTTCTTGGGCTTTACGTCGATCGGACGAAGAAGTTCATGGAAGCCGCTAAGATCAACATGAGCCTGTCGGCGCTGGCCTGTGCCGCCTTGGCAGTG GTGTCTCAGATGCGGGACCAGAAAGCCACGGTGGCGGCCATCTGCTCGCTCTTCGGGTTTTTTGGATTCTCCGTGTTCCCGGTCGTGATGGAACTGTCGGTGGAATGTTCCTATCCCGTCGGAGAGGCGTCCTCTGCTGGCCTGATCTTCATATCTGG ACAGGTCCAGTCAATTTTATACATCGTGGTGCTTCAGGCGTTGACCCAGAAGTTGGCTGATTCCCCATTTTCTGTGTGTGCTTTGGGGGAAGATGCTGCTTTGAGTTGGAGAG TGCCGGTGCTGGTGATGGCTGGTTTGTTCTGCATGGCCTCCTGCTTCTTCGTCATCGTATTCCACACAAACTACAGGAGGCTCCGGGCCGAGGAGGTGGCCGCCCAGAAAgcgggagaggaggaggacagtCCGGGGAACGCACAAGGTGCCATGGTGGAAAATGAGGACTGA
- the slc49a3 gene encoding solute carrier family 49 member A3 isoform X2, whose product MEDDAEPDLDEVAQQDGVGFKVYRRRWFVLFVLCLLNCSNALLWLTFAPVADQTARYLGVSLDQVNWLSLVYMVVAIPLGFVTTWMLDTWGLRVSLILGSWLNMVGSFLRYVGTLKCLPPAVWGFPLLMCGQTLCAAAQPLVIFSPTKLAALWFPEHQRATANMIASMSNPLGLLFANIFSPLITGSAGNLPLLLGIYVIPASIVCLLATLGIRGSVPPSPPSASAETSNSEPFLQGIKLLLRNKQYMVLLLFFGTGIGVFTCFSSLLEQILCVRGYTNDFSGLCGALFIVFGIVGAAFLGLYVDRTKKFMEAAKINMSLSALACAALAVVSQMRDQKATVAAICSLFGFFGFSVFPVVMELSVECSYPVGEASSAGLIFISGAGAGDGWFVLHGLLLLRHRIPHKLQEAPGRGGGRPESGRGGGQSGERTRCHGGK is encoded by the exons ATGGAAGACGATGCAGAGCCTGACTTGGATGAAGTTGCTCAGCAGGATGGAGTGGGATTCAAAGTGTACCGGAGAAGATGGTTCGTCTTGTTCGTGCTATGTCTGTTAAACTGCTCCAATGCTTTG TTATGGCTGACCTTTGCCCCAGTGGCAGATCAGACGGCCCGGTACCTGGGGGTCTCCCTGGACCAAGTCAACTGGCTGTCGCTGGTCTACATGGTGGTGGCCATTCCCCTCGGGTTCGTCACCACGTGGATGCTTGACACGTGGGGACTGCGGGTTTCG CTGATCCTGGGCTCCTGGCTGAACATGGTGGGCAGTTTTCTCCGCTACGTCGGTACCCTGAAGTGCCTCCCGCCCGCGGTGTGGGGCTTCCCCCTGCTGATGTGCGGCCAGACCCTGTGCGCCGCGGCCCAGCCGCTGGTCATCTTCTCTCCCACCAAGCTGGCCGCACTCTGGTTCCCCGAGCACCAGAGGGCCACCGCCAACATGATAGCCTCCATGT CAAACCCACTGGGTCTTCTGTTTGCCAATATATTCTCCCCCCTGATTACTGGGAGTGCTGGCAACCTTCCCTTACTG CTGGGGATTTATGTTATACCAGCGTCTATCGTCTGTCTCCTAGCAACGCTGGGTATCCGCGGGAGTGTACCCCCATCGCCTCCATCAGCCAGTGCAGAGACTTCCAATTCAGAGCCTTTCTTGCAGGGAATTAAACTG CTACTTAGGAACAAGCAGTACATGGTTCTTCTGCTATTTTTTGGGACTGGGATCGGCGTCTTCACCTGCTTCTCATCCCTGTTGGAGCAGATCCTCTGTGTCAGAGGATACACAAAC GACTTTTCTGGGCTTTGTGGGGCTCTCTTCATCGTGTTCGGCATCGTGGGGGCAGCCTTTCTTGGGCTTTACGTCGATCGGACGAAGAAGTTCATGGAAGCCGCTAAGATCAACATGAGCCTGTCGGCGCTGGCCTGTGCCGCCTTGGCAGTG GTGTCTCAGATGCGGGACCAGAAAGCCACGGTGGCGGCCATCTGCTCGCTCTTCGGGTTTTTTGGATTCTCCGTGTTCCCGGTCGTGATGGAACTGTCGGTGGAATGTTCCTATCCCGTCGGAGAGGCGTCCTCTGCTGGCCTGATCTTCATATCTGG TGCCGGTGCTGGTGATGGCTGGTTTGTTCTGCATGGCCTCCTGCTTCTTCGTCATCGTATTCCACACAAACTACAGGAGGCTCCGGGCCGAGGAGGTGGCCGCCCAGAAAgcgggagaggaggaggacagtCCGGGGAACGCACAAGGTGCCATGGTGGAAAATGA